The Gemmatimonadota bacterium genome contains a region encoding:
- the bioB gene encoding biotin synthase BioB, translated as MYTFYAQKALFGTGLSTAEMHAVLQTPNRDILPLLHAAYQVRHHYFGRKVHIHVLMNAKSGLCPEDCAYCSQSAVSNAPIDKYPLRPAREMIDAARKARENGAYRYCIVTSGRAPTDNEVDAITDVVRQIKREIDIDICCCLGLLTGEKAQRLKNAGVDRVNHNLNTSKAHTPHIVSTHTYEDRLKTLHNIQKAGLDTCSGGIIGMGETHDDIIDLAVSLRDLDINSIPVNFLHPIAGTPLSNQNSLTPQDCLRALCLFRFVTPSPEIRVAGGREKN; from the coding sequence ATGTACACCTTTTATGCCCAAAAGGCACTCTTCGGCACCGGCTTGTCAACTGCTGAAATGCACGCTGTTCTTCAAACGCCCAACCGCGATATTCTACCGCTTTTACACGCAGCATACCAGGTGCGCCATCATTATTTTGGGCGCAAAGTACACATCCACGTGCTGATGAATGCCAAAAGTGGCTTGTGTCCCGAAGATTGTGCCTATTGCTCGCAATCGGCGGTCTCAAACGCACCGATTGATAAATATCCCCTGCGACCAGCTCGCGAAATGATAGATGCAGCCCGCAAAGCCAGAGAAAACGGTGCGTATCGATACTGCATTGTCACGAGCGGACGCGCACCCACCGACAATGAAGTTGATGCCATCACAGATGTCGTGCGCCAGATCAAACGGGAAATAGATATCGACATCTGTTGTTGTTTGGGCTTGCTAACTGGCGAAAAAGCACAGCGCTTAAAAAACGCTGGCGTCGATCGCGTAAACCACAACCTCAACACCAGCAAAGCGCACACGCCGCATATTGTATCTACACATACCTACGAAGACCGCCTGAAAACTCTGCACAACATCCAAAAAGCGGGCCTGGACACGTGCAGCGGCGGCATTATCGGCATGGGAGAAACCCACGATGATATAATTGACCTGGCCGTGTCTTTGCGCGACCTTGACATCAACTCTATTCCCGTCAATTTCTTGCATCCCATCGCGGGCACGCCCCTGTCAAATCAAAATTCTTTGACCCCACAAGATTGTCTGCGCGCATTGTGTCTGTTCCGATTTGTCACCCCCTCACCGGAAATTCGCGTGGCGGGTGGTCGGGAAAAAAATC